The Meiothermus ruber DSM 1279 genome includes the window GCTCATACGGCTGGGCCGGGAGTACCGCCCCAAAGCCATCTACATCACCGAGAACGGGGCGGCCTACCCCGACGCCGTCGCCGACGACGGCGGGATTCACGACCTCGAGCGCGTCCGCTACTTCCAGCGCCACCTGGCCCTCTGCCTGGAAGCCCTGCAGCACGGCGCGCCCCTGAAAGGCTACTTCGCCTGGAGCCTGCTGGATAACTTCGAGTGGGCCGAGGGCTACGCCAAGCGCTTCGGGCTGGTGTACGTCGACTTTCCCAGCCAGCGACGCCGCATCAAGGCCAGCGGCTACTGGTTCCGGGATTTTCTGCGGGAGGCGGTCGCCAGCTCATGACCCGGATCCTCAACCCCATCCTGCGGGGCTTCCACCCCGACCCCTCCATCCTGCGGGTGGGGGACGACTACTTCATCGCCACCTCCACCTTCGAGTGGTGGCCGGGGGTGCGGCTGCACCACTCGCGCGACCTGGTGCACTGGCGGCCCATCGGCTACGCCCTGACCCGCACCTCGCAGCTCGAGATGCTGGGCAACCCCGACTCCGGGGGCATCTGGGCCCCCTGCCTGAGCCACGATGGGGCGCAGTTCTACCTCATCTACACCGACGTGAAAACCTGGGGCAACGGCGAGGTCTTCAAGGATGCGCACAACTACCTGGTAACCGCTCCAAGCATCGAAGGCCCCTGGTCGGAGCCGGTGTACCTCAATTCCTCGGGCTTCGACCCCTCGCTCTTCCACGACGAGGACGGGCGCAAATGGCTCTTGAATATGCGCTGGGATCACCGCAAGGGCCGCAACGCCTTTGCCGGCATCCTGCTGCAAGAGTACGACCCCCAGCAAAAGCGGCTGGTGGGGCCGGTGCACAACATCTTCCGGGGAACCCCCCTGGGCGTGACCGAGGGGCCGCACCTGTACAAGAAGGACGGCTGGTACTACCTGGTGGTGGCCGAAGGCGGTACGACCTATGCCCACGCGGTGACGGTGGCCCGCTCGCAGCGCATTGAGGGGCCCTACGAGGTGGATCCCTGCTACCCCACCCTGACCGCTCGAGGCCACCCGGAACTACCCCTGCAAAAAGCCGGCCACGCCTCGCTGGTGCAGACCCAGCAGGGGGAGTGGTACATGGCCCACCTGGTCGGGCGCCCCCTCGAGCCCCCCCAGGCCCTGCGCCGCCACTGCCCGCTGGGCCGCGAAACGGCCTTGCAAAAGATCCGCTGGAGCCCGGATGGCTGGCCCCGGCTCTGGCACGGGAGCAATACCCCGGCCCTGGAGGTGGAAGCCCCGGCCCTTCCCGCCCACCCCTGGCCGAAGGAACCCGAACGCGACGACTTCGAAGCGCCAACCCTGAGCCTCCACTTCCAGACCCTGCGCCACCCCCCCGATCCCTCCTGGCTCTCGCTCACCGAGCGCCCCAGCTACCTGCGCCTTTTTGGCCGGGAGTCGCTCAGTTCGCGCCACCGCCAGAGCCTGGTGGCCCGCCGCCTGCAGCACTTTTACGCCGAGGCCGAGACGGTGCTGGAGTTCGAACCCCAGCACTTCCAGCAGATGGCCGGGCTGGTCTGCTACTACGACACTGGCAACTGGGTCTACCTACGGGTGAGCCGCGATGAAGCACTGGGCAAAACCCTTAGCATCCTGACCTGTGACAACGGCCACTACGACGAACCGCTGGATGGGGAGCTGGGAATCGAGGGCTGGTCAAGGGTCTACCTCAAGGTGCGATACCAGCGCGATACCTTTGGCTTCGCCTACTCAGCCAATGGCCTGGACTGGAGCGAGATTCCCCTGCGCTTCCCGGCCTACAAACTCTCCGACGACCACTGCCGGGGGCTGGGCTTTACCGGTACCTTTATCGGGCTGTGCGCGCAGGATCTGAGCGGAGCGCGCCTGCACGCCGATTTCGACTACTTTGTCTACCGGGGGCTCGAGTAAGCCTATTGACATAACCCAAAGCATTTGATAATCTCCTCTTTGCGTCGCCAAACGGTGATGCGAGAATCTTGAAAGCGCAGGTTAGGAAACACATACGACAAAAACGTGGTTTTCCACGTTACAAATCTTGAGCATCACAGCTCAAACCCAAATGTTTTCGGAGAGTTTGATCCTGGCTCAGGGTGAACGCTGGCGGTATGCCTAAGACATGCAAGTCGAACGGGCTGTTTATGCAGCCAGTGGCGGACGGGTGAGTAACACGTAGGTGACCTACCCCAAAGTCTGGGACAACTAGGAGAAATCTTAGCTAATCCTGGATGTGGACATCTACTTTGGTGGATGTTTAAAGCTTCGGCGCTTTGGGATGGGCCTGCGGCGCATCAGGTAGTTGGTGGGGTAATGGCCTACCAAGCCGACGACGCGTAGCTGGTCTGAGAGGACGATCAGCCACAGGGGTACTGAGACACGGACCCCACTCCTACGGGAGGCAGCAGTTAGGAATCTTCCGCAATGGGCGAAAGCCTGACGGAGCGATACCGCTTGAAGGACGAAGCCCTTCGGGGTGTAAACTTCTGAACTCGGGACGATAATGACGGTACCGAGGTAATAGCACCGGCTAACTCCGTGCCAGCAGCCGCGGTAATACGGAGGGTGCGAGCGTTACCCGGATTTACTGGGTGTAAAGGGCGTGTAGGCGGTCTCTCAAGTCCGATGCTAAAGACCGAAGCTCAACTTCGGGGGTGCGTTGGATACTGTGAGGCTAGACGGTCGGAGAGGGTAGCGGAATTTCCGGAGTAGCGGTGAAATGCGCAGATACCGGAAGGAACGCCAATAGCGAAAGCAGCTACCTGGACGATTTGTGACGCTGAGGCGCGAAAGCGTGGGGAGCAAACCGGATTAGATACCCGGGTAGTCCACGCCCTAAACGATGAGTGCTGGGTGTCCGACATCTGTTGGGTGCCGTAGCTAACGCGTTAAGCACTCCACCTGGGAAGTACGGTCGCAAGACTGAAACTCAAAGGAATTGACGGGGGCCCGCACAAGCGGTGGAGCATGTGGTTTAATTCGAAGCAACGCGCAGAACCTTACCAGGTCTTGACATCCACGGAACCCTGGTGAAAGCCGGGGGTGCCCGCAAGGGAGCCGTGAGACAGGTGCTGCATGGTCGTCGTCAGCTCGTGTCGTGAGATGTTGGGTTAAGTCCCGCAACGAGCGCAACCCCTGTTGCTAGTTGCCATCAGTTCGGCTGGGCACTCTAGCGAGACTGCCTACGAAAGTAGGAGGAAGGCGGGGATGACGTCTGATCCGCATGGCCCTTACGACCTGGGCGACACACGTGCTACAATGCCTGCCACAAAGCGCTGCGACCCGGTAACGGGAAGCCAATCGCACAAAAGCAGGCTCAGTTCGGATTGGGGTCTGCAACTCGACCCCATGAAGCCGGAATCGCTAGTAATCGCGGATCAGCCATGCCGCGGTGAATACGTTCCCGGGCCTTGTACACACCGCCCGTCAAGCCATGGGAGTGGGTTTTGCCTGAAGTCGCCGGGAGCCACAGGCAGGCGCCTAGGGTAAGGCTCATGACTGGGGCTAAGTCGTAACAAGGTAGCTGTACCGGAAGGTGCGGCTGGATCACCTCCTTTCTAAGGAGTTCATGCGCCCTTTGTGGCGCCAATCTGGCGGCTGTCGTAGCCGAGCCAGACTTCGCGCAAGCGAAGACTCGCCTAACCTGCGCCAAGATTTATGCCCGCCCTTCGGGGCGGGTTTTTTATTTGCGTGGTAGAACCTTCCAGGCCTTGCAGTATTCTTTATCTGGATGATTCTGGATCCCACCGAACTCGAGCTACGCCAAGACCCGCTGGCTTTTTTTGTCCACCTCTCACGCACCAGCCCCGATATCACCACCTTTCGCTTTGCTTCGGGTAAGGAGATCGTTTTTCTCAACCACCCTGACCTGATCCGGGAGGTGCTGATTGAGCGGGCCGAGCAGTTTCATAAGTCCGACCTGACCCGCTCCTTCGCTGGAGGGATGGGCAACGGCATCCTGCTTTCCGAGGGGGAGTTCTGGAAGCAGCAGATTCGCTTGATGCGCCCGGCCTTTCACTACAAGCGCCTGCAGGGCTATGCCGAGGTGATGAGCCGCTTCACCCTGGAGATGCTTTCGCACTGGCAAAACAGCGAAATCCGGCACATCGACGAAGACATGAACGCCCTTACCCTGCGGGTGGTGGCTAAGTGCATGTTCGACGTGGAAGCTGGCGAAGACCGCGAGATTATGCACCAGGCCATCATGCTGGGGCAGAAGGTGGTGGGGCAGATGGTTTATGGCTGGCTCAACCTGCCCGACTGGCACCCCGGCCTCAACCGCGATGGCATCCGGGTGGTGCGGGCCCTGAACGACATGGTGAGCCGCCATATCGCCTACCGGCGCGAGCGCGGTGACCTGGGCGACGACCTACTCTCAATGCTGCTAGAAGCCCAGAACCAGCCCGGTGTCGAGCTATCCGACCGGCAACTGCGCGACGAGGTGCTCACGGTCATTACGGCGGGTCTCGAGACCACCGCCAACGCCCTGATATGGACGTGGTATCTGCTCGACCAGCATCCAGACGTCAAGGCCCGGCTCAAGGCCGAAGTGGACAGCCTGGGCAAGCTGCCCGGCTTCGAGGATGTGCAGCGGCTGCCCTACCTGGATCAGGTCTTCAAAGAGAGCCTGCGACTGTACCCGCCGGTCTGGATCATCGGGCGGGAAAACGTGGAGGAGCTGGAGCTGGGGGGGATGCGCCTCGCGCCCAGAACCCAGATCGTGATGAGCCAGTGGGCGGCCCACCGCGACCCCCGCTTCTTCGAGCACCCCGACGAGTTCCGGCCCGAGCGCTGGACGCCGGAGTTCGAGAGGTCGCTGCCGCGCGGGGCTTACTTCCCCTTTAGCCTGGGGCCCCGGGTGTGCACTGGGCAGGGGTTTGCGACCCTCGAGTACAAGCTGATTGTAGCCACGGTTTTGCAGCAGTTTGACCTCGAGCTCGTCCGTCCCGCGCCTGTGCGCCCGGAGCCCAACTTCACCCTCTGCGCCCATGGTGGGATGCCCATGCGGGTGCGCCGGTGGAAGTAATGCCGGGCTGGGGTGGATTTGGAGAACCGCCCACCCCAGCCGAATAGTTGCTTTGAATCCGGTATTATACCGTTTCCGCTTGAATCCTTCGCCGTTGAACGAAGTCAGAGGTGAAGGATTCAAGCCGACCGAAGGGAGTAGAAAATCCTTTCGGTAGTATCGTTTAGGCTTGCCGAAGTGAACGATACTACCGAAATGCGTATTACTCCACAGGCTGTCCGTTCAGGGTCACGGTAAACTGCCCACAACCGCTGAACTCGATGCGCAGGGTGGATCTTTCACCCGCTGGGTTGGTGTAGACAAACACCTTGGCCCCGCTGTCGAAGTTCATCAGGCGGCCCAGGGGATTCTGGCAGGCTGCGCGGTTCCAGTGCAGGCTGGGGTCGGTGTACCAGATCAGGCTGCGGGTGTTGTTGTTGCGCGTCCAGGTGGCGCTGCCGGGGTTGTTTTGCTCAACCGTGATGCTGCCGGCATCCCAGGGGTTGCTGTTGCCGTCCTGGTCAGGGGCATAGGTCTTGCTGACATCAAAGACCAGCGAGCCGGTGTAGGTGTTGTTGAAGACGGTCTTGGTGACGGCATGGGTGTAATTCTTGGTGATCTTGAAGAGGGTGGCATCCTGCTTGTCGATGGAGTAGCTACCATTCAGGGTGCGCTCGATGCTGGTGTTGCCGCTGGTCAGGCGCGTGGTGAACCGGTCGAAGGCAACGCTGTAGCCGCTGTAGGGCTGGTTGTCGTTGGTGTCTTGCAGGGTCACGCTGCCCTTCAGACTGTAGCTGGTGTTGCCAGGGCCGGTATAGGTGCAGTCGTAGGTGGTGGTGGCGCTGGCTGGTACGCCGTCGTTGTCGGCATCCACCGGGGTGGCGGGGTTGGTGCTGATGGAGCAGTTGGCGCTGGAGGTGGGGGGTAGGTACAGCACGCCCACCGCCCGCAGAATCAGGCTGCCCCTACGCGGCAGGCCCCAGGCCTGGGCGGCGGCCTCGAGGCCATCCACCTGGCCCTGGGCGCCCAGTGCGGCAGTACTTGCGTCGCCGAGCATGGCGCCGGTGAGTTGCAGATCCCCCTGAACCGCTTCAGATAGGGCCTGGGCATCGCTCTGGCTGAGCTGGTCGGAGCTCGAGGACGGATTGCTGCAAGCCGCCAGAAGCCCCAGTAAGGCCAGTCCTGCGAGTGCGCGAAGGTGTTTGTGCATGGTTGTTCCTCCCGGTTTAACAAGCTGCGCTTTAAAGCTGAAGGCCAGAGGGGTATAAGCTTAAGCCAGCCTTAAGGTGGAAAATGTGAAATGATTGGGTACTCTAGATTCTAAAGTGCTCCTAAGCTAGGGTTTCAAGGGTGATCCAATGGCAACGCAATCAAAAAAGAAAAGGAAAGCAGCCGCCAAGTACCGCTCCCAGCCCAAGCCCTCGCCCATGCCCTGGGTGCTGGGGGGGGTGGTGGTGCTGGCGGTGCTGGTGGGTGGCTATTTCTGGTGGCAGTCCAGGCAGACCGCACAGGCCTTTGAGAGGCTGGTTGCGGCAGGCAAGGCCAGTCTGGCGGCGCGGGAGATTACCTACCCCGATGCCGGGCGGGGCCATAGCAACATCGGGGTGTCCATCGTATATGCCACCGACCCGCCCACCTCGGGGGTGCACTGGCCCAACTGGACGGAGCCGGGGTTTTACACCCGCCCCGAGCCCAAGGAAAAGCTGGTACACGCCCTCGAGCACGGCAACATCGTCATTTACTACGACCAGCCCTCAGCCGAGGCCCTGAGCCAGATTCGCGCCTGGCAGCGCCGCTTTACCGGGGCCTGGGATGGGCTGGTGGTGGTGCCCAAGCAAGGGCTGGGTCAGACCATCGAACTCACCGCCTGGACCAAGCTGCTGCGCCTGGAGACCTGGGATGCCGCTTTGGCTGCGGCCTTTATTGATGCCTACCGGGGCCGGGGGCCGGAGAACCCGGTGCGCTAAAGTAGGCCACGGCCAACCATGAGCCACACCCTGCGCTTTGGAACAACGCTGCTGGCGGTCTTGCTGGGTACGGCGCTGGCCCAGGGGGGGCTCGAGGCCCATCCCATGTCCATCGAGGCCCTGCGCCAGGGCAGCTATCCGGGCAGCGCCATCACCCTCGAGCAAACCCTGGCCCCCGGCGCCAACTACCGCCGCTATATTGCTTCATACCGTTCGGAGGGGCTGAAAATCTACGGCCTGCTCACCGTTCCCAACGGCGCACGCCCCCGGGCGGGCTGGCCGGCCATCGTCTTCGTGCATGGCTACATCCCACCGGCCCAGTACCGCACCACCGAGCGCTATGGGGCCTATGTGGACGCGCTGGCCCGGGCCGGCTATATCGTGTTCAAGATTGACCTGCGCGGGCACGGCAACTCCGAGGGCACCGCCAGCGGGGCCTACTGGTCGCCGGACTACACCATTGATACCCTCAACGCCTTTGCCTCGCTGCGCCGGTTTCCCCAGGCCAACCCCGAGCGCATCGGCATCTGGGGCCACTCCATGGGGGGCTACCTGGCCCTGCGGGCCATGGTGGTGGAGCCGCGCATCCGGGTGGGGGTGATCTGGGCGGGGGTGGTGGGCACCTACGAAGACCTGCTCTACCGCTGGCGGCGCAGCCCCCCGGCCCAGCTTCCGCCGGGCGCCTTGCGGCGGCGTGAGCTGTTTCTGGCCCGCTACGGCTCGCCCGAGAGCAACCCCGGTTTCTGGGCCTCCATCACCGCCCACAACTACCTCGAGCGGGTCGGGCCCATCCAGCTTCACCACGGCCTGGCCGACACGGTGGTGCCGGTGAGCTTTTCCCAGCGCCTGGCCCAGTACCTGCGGGCCGCCGGGCGGCCCTACGAGCTTTTTACCTATCCTGGCAACGACCACAACCTGAGCCAGAGCTTTAGCCTGGCCATGCGGCGCTCGGTGGCCTATTTCGACCGTTACCTGAAGCGCTGAGAGGGGCTTGACTCACCCGGACGCAGGTGTGGCACGCTAAAGCCTCCCCTACGCGGTAGGGAGGACTTTACCATGCCGTTTCGGCTTATTGGAGGTAATACGCATTCCGGCAGTATCGTTCACTGTGGCAAGCCTAAACGATACTACCGAAAGGATTTTCTACTCCCTTCGGTCGGCTTGAATCCTTCACTACAGGGCGGTGAAGGATTCAAGCGGAAACGGTAAAAGACCCAATCCCCTTGAATCCGCTCTGGCCTGCCTCGAGCAAAAAGTGACTTTTGTCCTTACCCCACCCCAGGGGGGGTGGGTATACTGGCGCTGTGGAGGTAACCATGACCCAACTCAAGATTGAAGGCATGAGCTGCAACAACTGCGTGCGTCACGTGACCGAAGCCCTCAAAAAGGTGCCGGGGGTTGAGCACGTGGAGGTCTCGCTGCAGGAGGGCCGGGCCACCGTAACCGGGACGGCGCCGGTGGATAAGCTGATCGAGGCGGTGCAGGAAGAGGGTTACACCGCCCGGGTGGCCTGAGATGACCCACGAACACACCCTGCACCTCGACCCCAGGGTGCGGCAGGAGGCCCGCAACCGGCTGCTTTCGGCCAAGGGGCACCTCGAGGGCATTCTCAAGATGCTCGAGGGTGAGCCGTACTGCGTGGACGTGCTCAAGCAGATTAAGGCCGTGCAGGGGGCCCTCGACAAGGTGGGGGAGATGGTGCTCAGAAGCCACCTCGAGCACCACGTGGCCAGCGCCGCTGTGCGGGGCGACACCCAGAGGATGGTAGAGGAACTGATGGAGGTGCTCAAATACCGCTAACCAAGGAGCTACAAATCGGCGTTCAGGGCATGACCTGCGCGGCCTGTGTCAACCGGGTGGAGCGCGGGCTGGGAAAGCTCGAGGGGGTGGCGCTGGCCTCGGTCAACCTGGCCACCGAACGCGCCCGGGTGGTCTACGACCCCGAGAAGACCACCCCCCAGGCCCTGCTGGAAAAGGTACGGGAAGCGGGCTATACCCCGGAGGTGGCCGAGGTTGAACTGGGCATTACCGGCATGACCTGCGCGGCCTGCGTGAACCGGGTCGAGCAGGCCCTGCAGCAGTTGGACGGGGTGCTGGAGGCCCGCGTTAACCTGGCGACCGAGCGGGCTTTGGTGAGATACCTTCCGGCCAGCACCGGGGTGGCCCAGTTCAAGCGGGCCATCCGCGCGGCGGGCTACGGCGTGCTCGAGCTGGGGAGGGGCCAGGAGCGCGCCGACCTCGAGCGCGAGGCCCGCGCCCGCGAGCTGGCCAGCCTGCGCCGGGCGCTGCTGGTCGCGGCGGTGTTTGCCCTGCCCCTCTTCCTGATCGCCATGCTGCCCATGCTCTTCCCGCCCGTCGAGGCCTGGTTGATGGGCACCTTTGGGCACGGGGTGATGAGCGCCCTGAACTGGGTGATGCTGGCCCTGGCCACCCCCATTCAGTTTGGCCCTGGCCTGCGCTTTTACCGCCACGGCTGGAGGAGCCTGCGCTCGGGCTCGCCCGATATGAACGGCCTGGTGATGATTGGCACCAGCGCGGCCTACTTTTACAGCCTGGGGGTGGTGCTTTTTCCGGGCCTCTTCCCCCCGCAGGCCCGCCACGCCTACTTCGAGGCGGCGGGGGTGGTCATCACCCTGATTTTGCTGGGCAAGTACCTCGAGGCCATCGCCAAGGGCCGCACCTCCGAGGCCATGCGGCGGCTGCTCTCGCTGCAGGCCAAAACCGCCCGCATCGTGCAGGACGGCCTCGAGCGGGAAATCCCGGTGGACGAGGTACTGGTGGGCGACCTGGTGCAGGTCAGGCCCGGCGAGAAGATACCGGTGGACGGGGTGGTGGTCGCGGGGCAGAGCTATGTGGATGAGTCCATGATTACCGGCGAGCCCCTCCCGGTCTACAAAACCGAGGGGGCCCCGGTGGTGGGGGGGACGCTGAACCAGAACGGAACTCTCACCTTCCGGGCTACGGCGGTGGGCGAGGGCACCGTGCTGGCCCAGATTATCCGGCTGGTCGAAAACGCCCAGGCCTCCAAGCCGGCCATCCAGAACCTGGCCGACCGGGTGGTGGCGGTCTTCGTGCCCATCGTGCTGGCCATCGCCGCCCTTACAGCAGGGGTGTGGCTGGTATTGGGCGGCGAAAATGCCCTTACCTATGCCCTGGTCAACACCGTAGCGGTGCTGATTATCGCCTGCCCCTGTGCCATGGGCCTGGCCACCCCGGTGAGCATCATGGTGGGCACCGGCAAGGCCGCCGAGCTGG containing:
- a CDS encoding glycoside hydrolase family 43 protein, coding for MTRILNPILRGFHPDPSILRVGDDYFIATSTFEWWPGVRLHHSRDLVHWRPIGYALTRTSQLEMLGNPDSGGIWAPCLSHDGAQFYLIYTDVKTWGNGEVFKDAHNYLVTAPSIEGPWSEPVYLNSSGFDPSLFHDEDGRKWLLNMRWDHRKGRNAFAGILLQEYDPQQKRLVGPVHNIFRGTPLGVTEGPHLYKKDGWYYLVVAEGGTTYAHAVTVARSQRIEGPYEVDPCYPTLTARGHPELPLQKAGHASLVQTQQGEWYMAHLVGRPLEPPQALRRHCPLGRETALQKIRWSPDGWPRLWHGSNTPALEVEAPALPAHPWPKEPERDDFEAPTLSLHFQTLRHPPDPSWLSLTERPSYLRLFGRESLSSRHRQSLVARRLQHFYAEAETVLEFEPQHFQQMAGLVCYYDTGNWVYLRVSRDEALGKTLSILTCDNGHYDEPLDGELGIEGWSRVYLKVRYQRDTFGFAYSANGLDWSEIPLRFPAYKLSDDHCRGLGFTGTFIGLCAQDLSGARLHADFDYFVYRGLE
- a CDS encoding cytochrome P450 — translated: MILDPTELELRQDPLAFFVHLSRTSPDITTFRFASGKEIVFLNHPDLIREVLIERAEQFHKSDLTRSFAGGMGNGILLSEGEFWKQQIRLMRPAFHYKRLQGYAEVMSRFTLEMLSHWQNSEIRHIDEDMNALTLRVVAKCMFDVEAGEDREIMHQAIMLGQKVVGQMVYGWLNLPDWHPGLNRDGIRVVRALNDMVSRHIAYRRERGDLGDDLLSMLLEAQNQPGVELSDRQLRDEVLTVITAGLETTANALIWTWYLLDQHPDVKARLKAEVDSLGKLPGFEDVQRLPYLDQVFKESLRLYPPVWIIGRENVEELELGGMRLAPRTQIVMSQWAAHRDPRFFEHPDEFRPERWTPEFERSLPRGAYFPFSLGPRVCTGQGFATLEYKLIVATVLQQFDLELVRPAPVRPEPNFTLCAHGGMPMRVRRWK
- a CDS encoding DUF3105 domain-containing protein, coding for MATQSKKKRKAAAKYRSQPKPSPMPWVLGGVVVLAVLVGGYFWWQSRQTAQAFERLVAAGKASLAAREITYPDAGRGHSNIGVSIVYATDPPTSGVHWPNWTEPGFYTRPEPKEKLVHALEHGNIVIYYDQPSAEALSQIRAWQRRFTGAWDGLVVVPKQGLGQTIELTAWTKLLRLETWDAALAAAFIDAYRGRGPENPVR
- a CDS encoding alpha/beta hydrolase family protein; translated protein: MSHTLRFGTTLLAVLLGTALAQGGLEAHPMSIEALRQGSYPGSAITLEQTLAPGANYRRYIASYRSEGLKIYGLLTVPNGARPRAGWPAIVFVHGYIPPAQYRTTERYGAYVDALARAGYIVFKIDLRGHGNSEGTASGAYWSPDYTIDTLNAFASLRRFPQANPERIGIWGHSMGGYLALRAMVVEPRIRVGVIWAGVVGTYEDLLYRWRRSPPAQLPPGALRRRELFLARYGSPESNPGFWASITAHNYLERVGPIQLHHGLADTVVPVSFSQRLAQYLRAAGRPYELFTYPGNDHNLSQSFSLAMRRSVAYFDRYLKR
- a CDS encoding CopZ family metallochaperone, which translates into the protein MTQLKIEGMSCNNCVRHVTEALKKVPGVEHVEVSLQEGRATVTGTAPVDKLIEAVQEEGYTARVA
- a CDS encoding metal-sensitive transcriptional regulator; the protein is MTHEHTLHLDPRVRQEARNRLLSAKGHLEGILKMLEGEPYCVDVLKQIKAVQGALDKVGEMVLRSHLEHHVASAAVRGDTQRMVEELMEVLKYR
- a CDS encoding heavy metal translocating P-type ATPase — protein: MGVQGMTCAACVNRVERGLGKLEGVALASVNLATERARVVYDPEKTTPQALLEKVREAGYTPEVAEVELGITGMTCAACVNRVEQALQQLDGVLEARVNLATERALVRYLPASTGVAQFKRAIRAAGYGVLELGRGQERADLEREARARELASLRRALLVAAVFALPLFLIAMLPMLFPPVEAWLMGTFGHGVMSALNWVMLALATPIQFGPGLRFYRHGWRSLRSGSPDMNGLVMIGTSAAYFYSLGVVLFPGLFPPQARHAYFEAAGVVITLILLGKYLEAIAKGRTSEAMRRLLSLQAKTARIVQDGLEREIPVDEVLVGDLVQVRPGEKIPVDGVVVAGQSYVDESMITGEPLPVYKTEGAPVVGGTLNQNGTLTFRATAVGEGTVLAQIIRLVENAQASKPAIQNLADRVVAVFVPIVLAIAALTAGVWLVLGGENALTYALVNTVAVLIIACPCAMGLATPVSIMVGTGKAAELGVLFRRGEALQTLQEARVIALDKTGTLTQGRPELTDLEVLEGFDEAEVLRLVASVEQKSEHPLARAIVRAARSRGLELAEPEDFEAFPGFGVRGRVGLYRVEVGADRYMAQLGLEVHTLAALAQKLAEAGKSPLYAAINGKLAAILAVADPLKPGSAEAVAALHRLGLRVAMITGDHTRTAQAIARQLGLDEVLAEVLPHGKAEAVRTLQAKGHKVAFVGDGINDAPALAQADVGIAIGTGTDVAIETADVILISGDLRGVPNALALSRATLRNIQLNLFWAFAYNVLLIPVAAGALYPLTGWLLSPVLAGAAMGLSSLFVLSNALRLRAFRPPFGPGEQTTMGKLVREMG